Part of the Thermodesulfobacteriota bacterium genome is shown below.
CCTGTGGGAAAAAAGTGGACACCTGGAATTTTATAAGGAGTTTATGTATTCACCCATGGAGGTAGAAAATTCGGAATATCAGATAAAACCCATGACTTGCCCGTTTCATATTATGATTTATAAATCTGGGGTCAGGAGCTATAGAGACCTCCCCCTACGATGGGCCGAGATTGGCACGGTATATAGATATGAACGCTCTGGAGTCTTGCATGGGCTTTTAAGGGTCAGGGGCTTTTCTCAGGATGATGCACACATATTTTGCACGCCCGAGCAGATAGAGGATGAGGTCTTGGGAGTTCTCAATCTAATTATGTCATTCCTCAAAACTTTTGGTTTTGATGACTTTAAGGTTTTTCTTTCCACCCGTCCGGATAAGTTTGTCGGGAGCGAGCATAATTGGGACAGAGCTATATTGGCTCTTAAGAATGCACTTGAAAGGAAAGGGCTAGAGTATGAGTTGGACGAGGGAGGGGGCGCTTTTTACGGACCAAAGATTGACATAAAGATAAAGGACGTTATCGATAGGTCTTGGCAGTGCTCTACGGTTCAGGTAGATTTTAACCTGCCTGAAAGATTTAATATGAATTTTATAGGGGTTGACAATACGCGACATTCGCCGATAATGATTCACCGTGCCATATTGGGCTCGTTCGAAAGATTTTTCGGGATACTTGTAGAACATTATGGTGGCGCTTTTCCTTTATGGTTGAGCCCTATTCAGGTAAGGGTGGCGACAGTAGGGGAGGAGCAGACTCCATATGCCGAGAGTATATATGATACATTGCGCGAGCGTAGGATCCGGGTTGATAGGGACTTTAGGAATGAAAAGCTTGGTTTGAAGGTTAGGGAAGCGCAACTCATGAAAATTCCCTACCTGTTGGTGATTGGAAAAAATGAAGTTGAAAGCACGACATTGACGCCTAGGAAGAGGGGAGGGGAAAATCTATCTTCGATGAGTTTGGAAGCCTTTTTAGAGTTAATCGCTAAAGAAAATGACCCGCACCGTTGGAGGGAGGTAGAGCAAAAATAGCAAGGGAACCTGAGATTCGGGTAAATCAAAGGATTAGAGCTAGAGAGGTCAGGGTCATCTCATCAGAAGGTAAACAGTTAGGTGTGTTACCAATTCATGAGGCATTGCTGAAAGCTCAGGAGGAGGGTGTAGACCTAGTGGAAGTTGCTGCAAATGCGAATCCGCCTGTTTGCAGGTTAATGGATTTTGGCAAATACAAATATGAGCTAAAAAAGCAGGCCAGCGCTAAGAAGCAAAAGGCCCATCCTCTGAAGGAGGTTAAATTTCGGCCTCATATTGGTAAGCACGACCTCGATGTAAAGATAAATCGCATATGTGAATTTTTGGAAGAGGGGAACAAAACGAAAATCAGGATATTTTTCAGGGGTAGAGAGATTGTACATCCAGAAATCGGCAAAGAGCTTGCCGACAGGATTCTTGAGCGTGTATCTTCTATGGGAGCAATAGATTATCCTCCTAGGCTTGAGGGCAAGAGCCTTATTATGGTTCTGTCTCCAAAGAAGAAACCAAAAGCAGGAAAGGACAATGGCAAAAATTAAAGTAAAGACAAATAAGGGAGCCGCAAAAAGGTTTAAGGTTACCGCCAGCGGCAAGGTAATGAGAAATCGCAGCGGAAAAAGTCATCTTAACGTTAAGAAGAGCAGAAAACGAAAAAGGAGGTTAATCTCTCCAGATTATATTGAAGGGGTTGCGGCAAAGAGGATAAAGAAAATAATACCTTATCTCTAGCTACACGATCCACGATGCATGATGCAAGATTCACGATGCGGAAAAAAATAGGTTTTTATCATGGATCATGTATCGTGCATCCTGCATCTTGTATTGAGATAAGGCTGAAGGAGAAGGAGTAATGAGAGTTAAACGATCAGTTGCTTCCAGGAAGAGAAGAAAGAAGATTTTGAAGCTCGCAAAGGGTTATTGGGGGAATAGGGGGACAAATTTAAGAAACGCGAAAGAGACCCTGCTCCGTGCACTGGCGTACTCATATAGAGACAGGCGTCGGAGGAAGAGGGATTTTAGAAGGCTATGGATTTTGAGAATAAACGCTGCGTCGAGGCCATTTGGCATTTCATATAGCACGCTAGTCGGTGGATTATCTAAGGCTGGTATCGAGATAGACAGAAAAAACCTGGCCGACCTGGCTGTGAGGGATCCAGAGGGTTTTAAAGCAGTTGTAGATATAGCTAAGTCGAATCTTAATTAAATTCTCTCCACACGGGTAGCTCACCAGTCTTGCTGGTGGGATGATCGATTGTCACGAGCAAGACTCGTGACCTACCCAAGGATATTATCGGTCAATTTAAACGGGAACGCACCAGTCCCTGTTCCCCCCACACGGGTAGCTCACCAGCTGGCGGGTTATTGTGCGCATCTTGAACACGCTCAAATTTCGGGACAAGAATTTCCCGACTATCCATAATAAATGATATTGTCATGAATCACGATAGGCGGGGTTTTCGTACCCCGCATGGAGAAAACATTTCGGACGGGATCCTTAAGGTTTCCGCTACATTTACTTCAAATTGCGGGACAAGAATGTCCCGACTATCCATAATAAATAACATTGTCATCAATTACGATAGGCGGGGTTTTCCTACCCCGCAGGAATCTACACTGTATGCGGATCGTATTCCAGAGGGCAACCTTTGCACAGGGCTTTTCTTTTGCAGTGTTCTTTTCCCACCCTTACCAAAAGTGCATGGTACTCGTTAAAGACCTGTATATCTTCGGGAAGTGAATCCATCAATAAATCTTGCATTTCTTGATATGAGATCTCTTTCGGAATCATGCTGTGCCTCGAAAGGATTCTGTAAGTATATGCATCTATCACAAATACCGGTTTCTTTAGCGCGTAGAGTAATATGCTATCTGCTGTTTCAGGCCCAATACCCTTTATCCTTAAAAGCTTTTCTCGGAGTTCATGTGTATCCTCATCGAACATCTTATCCAGGTCCCCGTTGTAGGTTTTCTTAACATAACTGATAAAGGCTTTGATCTTAATCGCTTTTTGATTGAAATACCCGGACGGGCGGATCAGGTTTGCGAGTTTCTTAGTCGGTATTGAATCCAGCTTCTCAACGGATAGTAAACCCCTTGATTTCAGATTTTCAAAAGCCTTTTCCACATTTTTCCATGAGGTGTTTTGTGTGAGTATTGCACCTAAGATACATTCAAGTTCGGATTCTGCTGGCCACCAGTTTTGAGGTCCGTAGCGATTGTAAAGTGAGTTATAAAACTCCTTGATCCTATTAGATACATTCATTTTTTTAAATTGTAAGAAGCAAGAGTGAATCAGAGTATTTGAAGTTGAATCCAAATCACCTATTGATATCTTGATATAAAGTTTAGGCAATATAAATTCTTTTTCAATGGATTTACCCGAAATTATTAGTAATTTTCATCAATATTGATAATAGCATAATTAAAAGAACGGGTACAAATATTTGTCGATATTTGTTTGTTGACAATTCTGTTTTCTGCTGTTAACTGATTATTGTATAATGCAACAAACAGAGCTTTATCGATTACATGAACACTTTGGTGCAAAGTTTATTGAATTTGCCGGTTGGGAGATGCCAGTTGAGTATTCAGGAAGCAGAAAAGAGACCATTGCAGTAAGGACGTCCGCCGGATTATTTGATGTTAGCCATATGGGTGAAATCGAAATTATTGGAAGGGACTCGGCATCTTTCTGTCAGTGGATGACAACAAACGATATCAGCAAACTGAAGAATTTTCAGGCTCAATATACCATGCTCTGCAATCATGAAGGTGGCGTGATCGATGATGTGATTATCTATAAATATTCTGATGATTATTTTCTCATGTGTGTGAATGCGGTAAACACTGCAAAGGATTTTGAATGGATTGGAAGCGTAGAACGAGAATTCAAGGTGGAGGTCTTGAACAAGAGCTTTGAGTACTCTCAACTGGCTCTTCAAGGTCCCCAATCCCAGAATATAATATTTGATGCATTTGGAGTCAATTTCTGTAATCTAAAAAGATTCTATTTCCTGCAAACAAGTTGGAATGATATCGATCTAATGATCGCGAGAACAGGGTATACCGGTGAAGATGGATTTGAAATCTTTATTCCATGGGGAGATGCCACCGAAGTCTGGGAGGCGATTCTAGATACAAGCAGTGAATATAATATTGTACCCAGTGGTCTAAGCGCGAGAGATATCCTTCGAATTGAAATGGCTTATCCGCTTTATGGTCATGAGATTAACGAGGATATAAACCCAATCGAATCGGGTCTGAGCAGATATGTGAGAATTGATAAGGGCGATTTTATTGGTAGAAGAGCTCTAGTGCGGGTTTTAGAGGCTGGGCCTGAAAAAAAATTAATAGGATTTGAGATGATCGACCGCGGCATACCTAGGCAAGGTTACCCGGTATTGAGTGGTGAGGCTGAGTTGGGTAGTGTTACGAGTGGAACTTTATCCCCAAGTCTTGAGAAGTCCATTGGAATGGCACTGTTGAGCACCAATGCAGTGGTTGGAGAAAACCTTGATATAGAGATTCGTGGAACAAGAAGAAAATCAAGAATTGTTTCAACCCCTTTTTACACGAACAAACCTATTAAGAAGGAGAAGAAGCTATGATTGACATTCCAGAGGAATTGAAATACACAGATGAGCATGAGTGGGCTAAGATTGAGGACGACTTAGTAGTTATAGGTATAACTGATTATGCACAGGATGCTCTCGGTGAAATCGTTTATATAGAACTGCCTAGCGAGGGTGATGAAATTACAAAGGGAGATTCGTTTGGTGGCGTTGAATCGACAAAGTCTGTTTCTGACCTTTATGCTCCGGTCAGTGGTGAGGTTATTGAGGTCAATGAATCTCTGCTTGATTCACCGGAAACCATAAATGAAGATCCGTACGGAGACGGCTGGCTGATAAAGGTGAAGATACACGACTCTGATGAATTCGATGACCTTATGGATAACGAACAATATTCCGAATTTATTGAAAAGGAAACACACAAATAGGTAATGAGTGTGTCTAAAAAATCTTCGTATTCTTTAGGCTAATAATATGAAAACGCTCCGAATAAAATAAGTTTGGTTATTGTTTTATCCGCGATAGATTTATTCAAGCGGCTCAGCGTTATTATCGATGAAATATAAGCAAGATGACTTGGCCTATCTTAAGAACGATTCTCCACCGACAGAGTTGGATTCCCATGATTGCTTTTCAAGGAGGCATATCGGTCCGGACGAGCGAGAGTTACAGGAAATGCTCACGGTTTTGGGAGTAACCTCTTTGGACCAACTGATGGACGAGACGATCCCAATCTCGATCCGTCTAAAAAATCCTTTGGATTTAACTCCCCCATCAACTGAGCACCTCTACTTGGAAGGGTTGAGGAAGGTAGCTTTAAAGAATAAGGTTTTTAAGTCATTCATCGGATTGGGCTATTACGATTGCATAACACCGGGCGTGATTCAGAGGAATATCCTAGAAAATCCCGGTTGGTATACTCAATACACTCCATATCAGGCGGAGATATCACAGGGCCGTCTCGAGGCGTTAATTAATTTCCAGACCATGGTAATAGACTTAACGGCGATGGAAATTGCTAATGCCTCCCTCCTTGATGAAGGAACCGCTGCCGCTGAAGCCATGACGATGCTTTTCAGGATTAGGGAAGCAGGTGAAGTGAGAGGAGGGGCAAATGTGTTCTTTGTTTCGGAACAATGTTTCCCCCAGACTATAGACATATTAAGAACCAGGGCTGAGCCTTTAGGGATAAGACTGATTATAGGTGACCACGTGAACTTCGAGTTTGAAGACAGAGCATTCGGAGCCTTGTTACAATACCCTAACGCAGATGGAGAAATCCTGGATTATTCCAATTTCATTCGCTGCGCCCATGATTCAGGGTCAATGGTCGCTATTGCTGCCGATCTGCTGTCACTTACACTCGTCAAACCACCAGGAGATATGTGTGCCGATGTTGTTGTAGGATCGACTCAGAGGTTTGGTGTACCTTTGGGCTACGGCGGGCCTCACGCAGCTTATTTTGCCACCAGGGATAAATATAAACGACAGATCCCTGGCAGAATAATTGGTGCGTCGATCGATAGGCATGGGAATACGGCTTTTAGGATGGCGCTGCAAACCCGAGAGCAGCATATAAGAAGGGAAAAGGCCACTTCCAATATTTGTACTGCTCAATCACTCCCTGCAATAATGTCAGGCATGTACGCCGTTTATCACGGACCAGACGGCTTGAGATCAATTGCAAAAAGGATTCAAAGATTAACAAGGATTCTGGAATTCGAATTAAATAAACTTGGTTACGCTCAGGCCAATAAATATTATTTCGACACCTTGAAAGTCGACCTTGGTGAATCCTCAAACCGTGTTCGAAAAAAGATCGAGTCACTCGCCAGAAAGGCTCAGATGAATTTTAGGTACATAAGCACCAGGTTTATCGGCATATCATTAGACGAAACGGTTAGTCTTGAGGATATAAGGCGGATAGTCAATATATTCGCTAACGCTAGGGGACCGGAATATCAAGGTTTAGCAGGTATAGGACCTGATGATTCAGGTGAAGTTCTCTATCCTGGTGAATTAACACGGAAGAGCGATTTTTTAACCCATCCGGTTTTTAACAGTTACCATTCTGAGACCAAGATGCTCAGATTTATAAAGACTCTGGAGAGTCGAGATCTTTCTCTGACGACATCGATGATACCGCTTGGGTCCTGTACCATGAAGCTCAACGCAACTGCAGAAATGATACCGATTAGCTGGCCAGAGTTCTCAAGATTGCATCCATTCGTTCCTTTAGACCAGGCCGAGGGATACGCTGAGATAATTAACGAGCTAGAGAGGTTTTTAAGTGAAATAACGGGACTTCCCGCTGTGTCACTACAGCCTAATTCCGGCGCACAGGGAGAGTATACTGGTCTCATGGTTATTCGAGCCTATTATCAGGATATAGGCGAGGGGCATCGTAATATCGTCTTAGTACCAGCCTCAGCGCATGGTACTAACCCCGCCAGTGCGGTTCTTTCAGGCATGAATGTAGTGGTTGTTTCTTGCGATGGAGAGGGCAATATTGATTTTGGGGACTTAAAGAATAAGGCATCCGAACATAGGGATAACCTGGCCGCTATCATGATCACATATCCGTCAACGCATGGAGTCTTCGAAGAAAGCGTCAGGGACATTTGCTCATTAGTCCACGATAACGGTGGACAGGTATATATGGATGGCGCAAACATGAACGCACAGGTGGGACTTACAAGTCCTTCAACAATAGGGGCTGATATCTGTCATTTAAATTTACATAAGACTTTCAGCATTCCGCACGGAGGTGGAGGGCCTGGAATGGGCCCAATATGCGCAGCCGAGCATTTATCGCCATATCTTCCGGGCCACCCGCTGATACCTGTTGGGGGTAGGAAATCAATCACTGCAGTAGCTTCCGCCCCTTGGGGGAGTGGAAGTATTCTTCTGATATCTTACGGATACATTAAGATGCTTGGCTCTAAGGGTGTTACAGACGCGTCCAAGTTTGCGATCTTGAATGCAAATTATCTTAAGTCCAGATTGGAAAGATATTACAGGGTCTTATATGATGGGGCTCATGGAAGGGTAGCACATGAATTCATATTGGATTTACGACCGTTGAAAATTAGCTTTGGTATTGAAGTCGAAGATGTGGCTAAGAGGTTGATAGATTATGGTTTCCATGCGCCTACCATATCGTGGCCTGTTCCCGGGACGATGATGATTGAACCGACTGAAAGTGAGGGGAAAGGTGAACTGGATCGCTTTTGTGATGCCCTTATTTCAATCTATCAGGAGGCTAAGGAGATATCTGTCGGAATTGCTGACTCTAAGGATAATGTATTAAAGAACTCACCTCATACAGCCGAAGAAGCACTCTCGGATAAATGGAGCCACCCCTATACCAGAGAGAAGGCTGTCTACCCCCTTCCCTATGTAAAAATCAATAAATTCTGGCCGCCGGTTGGAAGGATTAATAATCCTTACGGGGACAAGAATCTTGTATGTACATGCCCGCCAATCGATGCCTACGCTAAAAAGGGTAGTTAAATCCTCAGATCAATGTAAGCCGAACTTTTTATTTCATCTATCCATGCACTTAGTTCTTGCTCTGCTTTTTCTCGATACAGCTTTTCCTTAATTTCTTCTCTATAGTCGTCAAGATTGCCCTCGTTCGTTTTCTTGTCCAGAACCTTTACGATATGATAGCCTGCTGGAGACTCGACTGGCCCTGCAATCTGTCCAACAGGAGTCGAATAAGCAGCATTTTCAAGGGATTCGACGAGGTCTCCCCTCCGGAAGTATCCAAGTTCACCACCTTTAACGGAAGATATCGTGTCGTTAGAATACTCTCCTGCCAATTTTCCAAAGTCTTCTCCTGACTTGGCTAGTTTTGCAACCTCTTCTGCTCGTTGTTTTGCCTGTTCTTCTCCACCCGCTGCCTCTGGAGTTATTAAGATGTGGGCTACTTTAACCTCATCTATCTTTTCATCACTTCCATAGTTCGTTTTATAGTATTCTTCAATCTCATCTTCCGTTACCGCTAATTGCCCCTGGAGTTTAGACCCAATCACCTTCTGGCTTAGTATCTGTAGCCTCCACTGTTCCCTGAACTGTTCTGGTGTAAGGTTTTCCTTAGCCAATACCTCCTTCATTTGATCATCGCTCAGGTTGAATTTGCCTATTACGCTCTTGATGGCGTTATCGACTTCACTTTCTGAAACCCTTATTCCTAGCTGCTCCGCTTGTTGTTCTAGTAGCTTTTGCTCTATCATCTGATCTAATATAGTTTTTTCTTGTTGAGGGGTAATTTTTGTGTTCTGATTCGGGAGCTTTTCCTCAAATTCGGAAAGTGTAATCACGTCATCGTTTACAACTGCTATAACTCCATCTATTACGTCTCTGGCGGAAGATATATTTACAAAGGTCAAGAATAAGAGTATAAAGATACCGACGTATAAAGATGAAAATGCAATTTTTTTCACTTTTTGTGCTCTCCGGAAACTAATATATACCATAGAAATATACTATATTCTGCTTAAAATAAATTACTAGATCAAAAAAATTTAAATTGGTTGCCTGAACACTAACCTCCATTTAAGATAACATGATACCTTAGAATGGTCTGCTGATAAATAATTCTGGTTACAAATCATTATGGTTTCCAAACCAAATGTTTAATCGATGCGGGGTTGGAAAACCCCGCCTATCTTCCTTCGACGATGCTCAGGACAGGTCAGGTCCGCATTCCAAATGCTTTATCCATTCGGGGTTGGAAAACCCCGCCTATCGTAATTGACGACAATATTTATTATGGATAGTCGGGACATTCATGTCCCGAAATTTGAACATGTTGAAGATGCGCCTATTATAAATCAGGGTAACTTCTCCGGTTTTGCCTCTTTTCAGCATTCATAACGGCGATCAATTCCGTCAGTCTCTTCTTAATTTCTATAAATTGGTTTCCATCGCTACTGATAATCCTCAACCTGCCGGCTGGCTTAAACCTACTGAGCAGAGGAGATTTTTCACGAAAGTCAATTATTGTATCACCGGGTTTTATCTCCATTTTGCCAATTTGCAGTTCTTTCATTAATATCTTCAATTCTACTATGTTCAGTAGATTCAAGCTGGGCTCTGGGATTTTCCCAAATCTGTCTCTTAGTTCCTCCTTTATTGAATATAATTCATCTTCTGATGAGACTGTTGATAGTTTTTTGTAAAATAACAATCTCTCAGTAGGGTCTTCAATATAATCATCGGGAATAAAGGCTGAGAAATTAAACTTGATTTCGGGTTCATATTCCAAAGGTGTTTCTTCCATTTTTAATTTCCTGATCGATTCATCGAGCATCTCAAGATATAGCTCGAGGCCTACGTCGGCGATATGGCCCGATTGTTCTGTGCCAAAGATATTTCCGGCACCTCTTATCTCAAGGTCTGACAGAGCAAGTCTATATCCTGAGCCGAGTTCATTGAGTTCGGTAATTGCCTTGAGGCGTCTCCTGGATTCTGGGGTGAGTGAACCTGTGCTTGGGATCAGAAAATAGGCGAAAGCCTTCTTGTCTGACCTGCCCACCCTTCCCCTTAGTTGATACAGGTCTGCGAGTCCAAATTTGTGGGAATTATTTATGATCATTGTGTTGGCTCTTTGTATGTCAAGTCCGGATTCAACAATCGCTGTAGTTACCAGTACATCTATTTCGCCATGAGAAAACTTATCGATACTATCTTCAAGTTGTTTCTCGTGCATCCTTCCATGAGTGACCTCGATTCTAGCCTCCGGTACAATATTCTTTAATTCTTCGGCAAGATTGAAGATATCCTCTATCCTGTTATGGATAAAGAATATCGAGCCTCCCCGATCGATTTCTTTTAAGATTGCTTTTCTTATTAAGTTTCGGCTGAATCGAAGTACATATGTCTCGATGGCCTGCCTTCCTTCTGGGGGGGTGTTTATAAGGCTTATGTCCCTGATTCCGGCCAGCGATAGTTGAAGTGTGCGTGGAATCGGGGTAGCACTCAGCGATAATACGTCTATGCCCTTCTTAATTTTCCTCAGTCTCTCCTTTTGAGAGACTCCAAACTTGTGTTCTTCGTCGATTATTAATAGCCCTAGGTCCTTGAATTGAATTTTATTTCCTAGGAGTTTATGGGTTCCGATGATCAAATCGATGTTACCGTCCTTAAGCCTCTTTAGGATTAATTTTTCCTCCCTTTGAGACTTAAATCTTGATAGCGTCTCTATTATTAAGGGATATTGTTTTAGACGCTCAACTGACGTCAGATAATGCTGGTAAGCCAGGAGGGTCGTCGGCACAAGGAAGGCAACCTGCTTTCCGTCCATTACCGCCTTGAAGGCAGCTCTTATAGCTACCTCTGTTTTTCCAAAACCAACATCGCCGCAAATCAGTCTGTCCATCGGCGTTTGCGACTCCATGTCACTCATCACGTCTTCTATAGCGGAGTCCTGGTCTATTGTTTCTTCGTACGGGAATTCGAACTCGAACTGCTTAAATAGCTTGTCTCTTTTCGAAAACTGAAAACCGCTCTCTGCTTTTCTGACAGCGTAGAGCTCTAGGAGCTCCTTTGCTATGTTCTCAACCGCTTTTTTAACCCTCCTTATCACCCTTTTCCAGTTTTGATGGCCGAGTTTGTCGATTCGTGGATTCTTTCTCTCACCTATGTACCTTTGAACGAGCTTAAGTTTATCTACGGGCACATAGATCTTATCACCTCCTTGGTATTCGCATTGCAGAAAGTCGCCTTCCATGTTGCCGAATCTTAATCTCTTAAGGCTCCTGTAGATACCGATCCCGAAATCCACATGCACAATGAAATCGCCGGGTTTAAGCTCACTGAATGATGTTAAGAAGGCCGAAGGTATGTTCTTTATCTTTCGAGGGCGTATTCTTTTGCTATCCTCGAATATATCTTTTTCTCCGATGATCATTTGATTAGCCGCGGGGAATATAAATCCAGAAGAAAGGTGGCCAATATGCGTCTCAAAGTTGCTTATCGACCGCCCTCCGAGCGCTTCAATTATCATTTCTCTGCTTACATCGTTGCTAACGATGATATGTGCCGAGCAGCCCATCTTTTCTGCTTCCAATATCTTATTGGCAAGTGGTTCAAATGGAGAATCGAGATCGTTTTTTTTCTTAATGTTAATAGGTTCAGTATATAGATTAATGCCATCTGTTTCTTCCTCATTCAGCCATAAGTCTTCGACTTGAATTGTTTGAAATCTTGAGATTTCCTCTCTAAGGCTCTCATTTGTGAGATAGAGCTCGTCTATGTCCGGTAGAATGTTGTTATTGCCTGGATTTCTGTTGATTCTGAATAATGAGTCAGCATATGAACCAAGGGACTTAAATATGTCATCAGCCGGATCTAAAATGATCAGCGTTTCTGGGAGAAGGTAGTCAAAGACTGTTCCAAGATTAGGGTAGAATGATGGTAATAGCATGTTGATGCGGGGCAGCCTTTTACCTCCCTCTATGTCATTTATCAGCGAGATCTTAGTGGAGGCTGGTATCTCATGATCTTTGGCTTTCTTTTTTACATAGCATATCGATCGGCTTATAGCCTCCTTGCTCAGAATTAGTTCGCTTGCCGGTAAAATTATGGCACTTTCAGTTTTTTCTATGAGCTTCTGGTCAGACGTTCCGAAATATCTGATAGAGCTTATTTCATCTCCAAGGAGTTCTAGCCTTATCGGATTGGGGGTTGCGGGCGAAAAAACGTCAATTATCGATCCTCTTGTGCTTATTTCTCCGTCGTTCTGCACGAACTCTGTCTGTACATAACCCATCTCCACAAGCCTGGCAATAAATTCATATCTTGACACATTATCCCCAGTTTTTATGGATATGACGGAGTCATCGAATACGTTCATCGGAATCACCCTCTCGAGAACAGCGGGCGCCTCGGCTATGAGTACTTTATTCACTCTCGCAAGGTATAACCATTCTAAACGAGCCGAAGTTTCCTTGGAGACCGATGAGAAGATCGATTCGTTTAACTCTAATTCCCTTTTTTCGAGGAGTGGCGGTTTTTGTCCACTAAAACATGAGATTTCTCCCTGTGCCTCGACTGATCTTTTAACTGAATCGGTTATGTAGAAAACGGGCCGATTGAGTAATTGAGCTATTGCCGAAATCAGATAGGACCGCGATGAACCGGTAAGCCCGGTCAGGGTGATCCGGCGGGGACCCTCTTCAATTTTATCAATAATCTCTTTAAAGATTTCGGAATGTCTTAAGTTGTCGAATAAATTTTTTATTTCAGTTCTTTGTATCGAATTCACAACCAATAAGTTTAATTAAGACTACTGTAATTTATAGATTTCCTCCAATATTATGTTTCCCATCTCCCTGCATCCTACCTTCGTAGTGCCATCCTCGAAGATATCCGCTGTTCTGTAACCCCTCTGAAGAACGGTTTTGATGGCTTCTTCTACATCGTCTGCCGCCTTATCCAGATTGAGTGAATACCTCAATAGCATTGCCAGGGACAAGACCGATGCTATAGGGTTTGCAATATCTTTCCCAGCAATATCTGGCGCGCTCCCGTGCGCTGGTTCATAAATTGCCCCAGTAGCTCCGATACTTGCTGATGGGAGCATCCCTAACGAACCTGTAAGCTGTGCGGCTTCGTCACTGATGATATCGCCAAACATGTTATCCGCAAGAATCACATCAAAGCTCTTCGGTCTACGGATTAG
Proteins encoded:
- the gcvP gene encoding aminomethyl-transferring glycine dehydrogenase is translated as MKYKQDDLAYLKNDSPPTELDSHDCFSRRHIGPDERELQEMLTVLGVTSLDQLMDETIPISIRLKNPLDLTPPSTEHLYLEGLRKVALKNKVFKSFIGLGYYDCITPGVIQRNILENPGWYTQYTPYQAEISQGRLEALINFQTMVIDLTAMEIANASLLDEGTAAAEAMTMLFRIREAGEVRGGANVFFVSEQCFPQTIDILRTRAEPLGIRLIIGDHVNFEFEDRAFGALLQYPNADGEILDYSNFIRCAHDSGSMVAIAADLLSLTLVKPPGDMCADVVVGSTQRFGVPLGYGGPHAAYFATRDKYKRQIPGRIIGASIDRHGNTAFRMALQTREQHIRREKATSNICTAQSLPAIMSGMYAVYHGPDGLRSIAKRIQRLTRILEFELNKLGYAQANKYYFDTLKVDLGESSNRVRKKIESLARKAQMNFRYISTRFIGISLDETVSLEDIRRIVNIFANARGPEYQGLAGIGPDDSGEVLYPGELTRKSDFLTHPVFNSYHSETKMLRFIKTLESRDLSLTTSMIPLGSCTMKLNATAEMIPISWPEFSRLHPFVPLDQAEGYAEIINELERFLSEITGLPAVSLQPNSGAQGEYTGLMVIRAYYQDIGEGHRNIVLVPASAHGTNPASAVLSGMNVVVVSCDGEGNIDFGDLKNKASEHRDNLAAIMITYPSTHGVFEESVRDICSLVHDNGGQVYMDGANMNAQVGLTSPSTIGADICHLNLHKTFSIPHGGGGPGMGPICAAEHLSPYLPGHPLIPVGGRKSITAVASAPWGSGSILLISYGYIKMLGSKGVTDASKFAILNANYLKSRLERYYRVLYDGAHGRVAHEFILDLRPLKISFGIEVEDVAKRLIDYGFHAPTISWPVPGTMMIEPTESEGKGELDRFCDALISIYQEAKEISVGIADSKDNVLKNSPHTAEEALSDKWSHPYTREKAVYPLPYVKINKFWPPVGRINNPYGDKNLVCTCPPIDAYAKKGS
- a CDS encoding peptidylprolyl isomerase, encoding MKKIAFSSLYVGIFILLFLTFVNISSARDVIDGVIAVVNDDVITLSEFEEKLPNQNTKITPQQEKTILDQMIEQKLLEQQAEQLGIRVSESEVDNAIKSVIGKFNLSDDQMKEVLAKENLTPEQFREQWRLQILSQKVIGSKLQGQLAVTEDEIEEYYKTNYGSDEKIDEVKVAHILITPEAAGGEEQAKQRAEEVAKLAKSGEDFGKLAGEYSNDTISSVKGGELGYFRRGDLVESLENAAYSTPVGQIAGPVESPAGYHIVKVLDKKTNEGNLDDYREEIKEKLYREKAEQELSAWIDEIKSSAYIDLRI
- the mfd gene encoding transcription-repair coupling factor translates to MNSIQRTEIKNLFDNLRHSEIFKEIIDKIEEGPRRITLTGLTGSSRSYLISAIAQLLNRPVFYITDSVKRSVEAQGEISCFSGQKPPLLEKRELELNESIFSSVSKETSARLEWLYLARVNKVLIAEAPAVLERVIPMNVFDDSVISIKTGDNVSRYEFIARLVEMGYVQTEFVQNDGEISTRGSIIDVFSPATPNPIRLELLGDEISSIRYFGTSDQKLIEKTESAIILPASELILSKEAISRSICYVKKKAKDHEIPASTKISLINDIEGGKRLPRINMLLPSFYPNLGTVFDYLLPETLIILDPADDIFKSLGSYADSLFRINRNPGNNNILPDIDELYLTNESLREEISRFQTIQVEDLWLNEEETDGINLYTEPINIKKKNDLDSPFEPLANKILEAEKMGCSAHIIVSNDVSREMIIEALGGRSISNFETHIGHLSSGFIFPAANQMIIGEKDIFEDSKRIRPRKIKNIPSAFLTSFSELKPGDFIVHVDFGIGIYRSLKRLRFGNMEGDFLQCEYQGGDKIYVPVDKLKLVQRYIGERKNPRIDKLGHQNWKRVIRRVKKAVENIAKELLELYAVRKAESGFQFSKRDKLFKQFEFEFPYEETIDQDSAIEDVMSDMESQTPMDRLICGDVGFGKTEVAIRAAFKAVMDGKQVAFLVPTTLLAYQHYLTSVERLKQYPLIIETLSRFKSQREEKLILKRLKDGNIDLIIGTHKLLGNKIQFKDLGLLIIDEEHKFGVSQKERLRKIKKGIDVLSLSATPIPRTLQLSLAGIRDISLINTPPEGRQAIETYVLRFSRNLIRKAILKEIDRGGSIFFIHNRIEDIFNLAEELKNIVPEARIEVTHGRMHEKQLEDSIDKFSHGEIDVLVTTAIVESGLDIQRANTMIINNSHKFGLADLYQLRGRVGRSDKKAFAYFLIPSTGSLTPESRRRLKAITELNELGSGYRLALSDLEIRGAGNIFGTEQSGHIADVGLELYLEMLDESIRKLKMEETPLEYEPEIKFNFSAFIPDDYIEDPTERLLFYKKLSTVSSEDELYSIKEELRDRFGKIPEPSLNLLNIVELKILMKELQIGKMEIKPGDTIIDFREKSPLLSRFKPAGRLRIISSDGNQFIEIKKRLTELIAVMNAEKRQNRRSYPDL